A part of Microbulbifer salipaludis genomic DNA contains:
- a CDS encoding L,D-transpeptidase family protein, with protein MSYFIPERRKRKSPLPLLFLGSLCVFALYYAFTANQKTVPVLPESAVRPHLVNWLEDNPDAWPAQDPIFNPVQVRRIYRRTDYRLLWFDNYSLSDTANDLLKQLTASSSGNPSSMVDYRYHLGYFDRTLRDTPQRLQMAAVLDVLLTDAFISYAQDTQLDKLNPRAPKLQPRLRRKDITPVNLTDGGFQMASARADASDALLLANNDSGRQYFRGYNRGDQNRANQGIDRSRYYTQRQPSQRTNTYSTGSRYGSSHSARYSTRSYPPSYPRVMPRFRSLQDEGSGLNPSHGEGLYVEENTPFGSDAQALREQLARYRNMAASGRWRPLPAGPAMTIGAKHNNVIHLRHLLSVYGDYYGYGDMNSKKFDQSLHQAVVRFQIRHGLKPDGIVGKQTRERLNISPSARAHIIETNIRRREKLPANLGDRFIQVNIPGYSLNYVEHDRIKLSMNVVVGKKIHQTPEINTRVARVVFNPTWTVPRSILVKEILPKARANPHGMENMGYRVVNGSGEYLPLTSQNLGRAAAGGFLMRQKGGEQNILGRIKFEIPNSDEIYLHDTRAKSLFGLTDRDYSHGCVRLAKPRQLAEALLRDEPGDWSRYRIEQLTTGDETTEVRMSKNVKVYLTYWTAWVDGQGRMHFRPDIYGKDGLAVNQFQ; from the coding sequence ATGTCATATTTCATTCCAGAGCGTCGCAAACGCAAATCACCGCTGCCGTTGCTATTTCTCGGTAGCCTGTGCGTGTTTGCCCTCTATTACGCTTTCACTGCCAATCAGAAAACGGTTCCGGTGCTACCGGAAAGTGCCGTGCGCCCACATCTGGTGAACTGGCTGGAGGATAATCCGGACGCCTGGCCGGCACAGGACCCGATCTTCAATCCGGTGCAGGTACGGCGTATCTACCGCCGCACCGATTACCGGCTGCTGTGGTTCGATAACTACAGCCTGAGTGACACCGCCAACGACCTGCTCAAACAGCTCACGGCCTCCAGCTCCGGCAACCCCAGCAGCATGGTGGACTACCGCTACCACCTCGGGTACTTCGACCGCACCCTGCGGGATACGCCCCAGCGCCTGCAGATGGCTGCGGTGCTCGACGTACTGCTGACCGATGCCTTTATCTCCTATGCCCAGGACACGCAGCTGGACAAGCTCAATCCCCGCGCGCCGAAACTCCAGCCGCGCCTGCGCCGCAAGGACATCACCCCGGTCAACCTGACCGACGGCGGTTTCCAGATGGCCAGCGCCCGCGCCGATGCCAGCGATGCACTGCTGCTTGCCAATAACGATAGCGGTCGCCAGTACTTCCGCGGCTACAACCGTGGCGACCAGAACCGTGCAAACCAAGGCATCGATCGCTCGCGCTACTACACCCAACGGCAGCCCAGCCAGCGGACCAATACCTACAGTACCGGTTCCCGCTACGGCAGCAGCCATTCTGCGCGCTATTCCACCCGCAGCTACCCGCCAAGCTATCCGCGTGTGATGCCCCGCTTCCGCAGTCTGCAGGACGAAGGCTCCGGGCTGAACCCGTCCCACGGCGAGGGCCTCTATGTCGAGGAAAACACCCCGTTCGGCAGTGATGCCCAGGCCCTGCGCGAACAACTGGCACGTTATCGCAACATGGCCGCCTCCGGTCGCTGGCGCCCGCTGCCCGCTGGCCCCGCAATGACCATCGGCGCCAAGCACAACAATGTGATTCACCTGCGCCACCTGCTGTCGGTGTACGGGGATTACTACGGCTACGGTGACATGAACAGCAAGAAGTTCGACCAGAGCCTGCATCAGGCGGTGGTGCGCTTCCAGATTCGCCACGGCCTGAAGCCCGATGGTATCGTCGGCAAGCAGACCCGCGAACGCCTGAACATCTCGCCCTCCGCGCGCGCGCACATTATTGAGACCAATATTCGCCGCCGGGAGAAGCTGCCAGCCAACCTGGGAGACCGCTTCATTCAGGTCAACATTCCCGGTTACTCGCTCAACTACGTCGAGCACGACCGCATCAAGCTCTCCATGAACGTGGTGGTGGGCAAGAAAATCCACCAGACACCGGAGATCAATACCCGCGTGGCCCGCGTGGTGTTCAATCCCACCTGGACGGTTCCCCGCAGCATTCTGGTCAAGGAGATTCTGCCCAAGGCCCGCGCCAACCCCCACGGCATGGAAAACATGGGATACCGTGTGGTCAATGGCAGCGGTGAATACCTGCCCCTCACCTCCCAGAACCTGGGGCGGGCAGCCGCCGGCGGCTTCCTGATGCGCCAGAAAGGCGGTGAGCAGAATATCCTCGGACGGATCAAATTCGAGATCCCCAACTCCGACGAGATTTACCTGCACGACACCCGCGCCAAGAGCCTGTTCGGTCTCACCGACCGCGACTACAGTCACGGCTGTGTGCGCCTGGCCAAACCGCGCCAACTGGCGGAGGCCCTGCTGCGTGACGAACCCGGTGACTGGAGCCGCTACCGCATCGAGCAGCTGACCACCGGCGACGAAACCACCGAAGTGCGCATGAGCAAGAATGTGAAGGTCTACCTCACCTACTGGACCGCCTGGGTCGATGGCCAGGGCCGCATGCACTTCCGCCCGGACATCTATGGCAAGGATGGCCTCGCGGTGAACCAGTTCCAGTAA
- a CDS encoding DUF882 domain-containing protein — protein MKELSRRRFLAVSAATAAAVSAGPALAKVGKSRTLKMRNLHTGERLSTAYWADGDYASSGLKQFNRLLRDHRANEVTRMDPKLFDIVYKIKEKLNYNGEVEIISGYRSPKTNAKLRAAGRGVARRSYHTRGMALDIRMPGVSLSKVRQAAIDLKAGGVGYYPKSNFVHVDTGPVRRW, from the coding sequence ATGAAAGAACTTTCACGACGCAGGTTTTTAGCAGTTTCTGCAGCTACCGCGGCGGCGGTTTCAGCCGGCCCCGCACTGGCAAAGGTAGGCAAGTCGCGCACCCTCAAAATGCGCAACCTGCACACCGGTGAGCGCCTCAGCACCGCCTACTGGGCGGACGGCGACTACGCAAGCAGCGGCCTGAAGCAATTCAACCGCCTGCTGCGCGACCACCGCGCCAACGAAGTGACACGTATGGACCCGAAACTGTTCGATATCGTGTACAAGATCAAAGAGAAGCTGAACTACAACGGCGAAGTCGAGATTATCTCCGGATATCGTTCGCCTAAAACCAACGCCAAGCTGCGTGCAGCGGGCCGAGGTGTGGCGCGACGCAGCTACCACACCCGCGGTATGGCACTGGATATTCGTATGCCCGGTGTCTCACTGTCCAAGGTTCGCCAGGCGGCGATCGACCTGAAGGCCGGCGGTGTGGGTTACTACCCGAAGAGTAACTTCGTACACGTCGACACTGGCCCGGTTCGTCGCTGGTAA
- the folA gene encoding type 3 dihydrofolate reductase, whose translation MAAPAPILAMIVAMARNRAIGRENTLPWRISGDLQFFKRTTLGKPVVMGRKTFESIGRPLPGRQNIVITRNPHWRAEGVTVVASLESALEEAARGAVDEVMVIGGAEIYRQAMPLADRLYVTEVDAEVEGDAFFPALDERWREVSRDCYPASERDEYNYCLVQYDRFK comes from the coding sequence ATGGCCGCGCCGGCGCCGATCCTGGCGATGATCGTGGCAATGGCGCGCAACCGTGCCATTGGGCGGGAAAACACCCTGCCATGGCGCATCTCCGGTGACCTGCAGTTCTTCAAGCGCACCACCCTCGGCAAGCCCGTGGTCATGGGCCGCAAGACCTTTGAGTCCATCGGTCGCCCGCTGCCGGGGCGGCAGAATATCGTGATCACCCGCAATCCCCACTGGCGTGCCGAGGGGGTCACCGTCGTTGCCTCGCTGGAGTCGGCGCTGGAAGAGGCTGCTCGCGGCGCGGTGGATGAGGTTATGGTGATCGGGGGCGCGGAAATTTACCGCCAGGCCATGCCGCTGGCCGACCGACTGTATGTGACCGAAGTGGACGCTGAGGTCGAGGGGGATGCGTTCTTTCCCGCGCTCGACGAGCGCTGGCGGGAGGTCAGCCGGGACTGTTACCCGGCTTCGGAGCGGGACGAATACAACTACTGCTTAGTCCAGTACGACAGGTTTAAATAA
- a CDS encoding L,D-transpeptidase family protein, whose translation MGNRLGIQLNLGAAVVFSLSLETVALDDATTLTPSPNNGAQQEGTEQQVTSAPSSPFATVAGSYSPFTPYGRQYALMREELARYRALSEGDDWQPLPKGQALSPGVRDPQVRALRSLLMQYGDLPTADDMASIADTDGNADNRKQDPELFDNQVRRAVERFQRRHGLRADGIVDRATREHLNTPPDQRLATLQANLERWQKMPKDLGPRHIVVNIPEYTLRLIEGEQEQYRMRVVVGKPKHQTPQLSTRLTRVVFNPTWTVPINIAVRELLPKGTATLSAGGYRLVNNRGKSVPFSGRNLRALRLGSVALQQRGGEGNALGRFKFIIPNQQAIFLHDTQRKELFSRNQRAYSHGCIRLEKPQEFAQIVLANQGSQPGKWNAERLVRYTTGSGSRTRAVALDQPIPVHIVYWTAWVDEEGLLNFRPDIYGRDRPADSETSAAR comes from the coding sequence ATGGGTAACAGACTGGGTATTCAATTGAATCTGGGCGCTGCGGTGGTGTTCTCTCTCTCCCTCGAGACGGTCGCACTGGATGATGCGACGACGCTGACGCCTTCCCCAAACAATGGCGCGCAACAGGAAGGAACTGAACAACAAGTCACATCCGCCCCATCATCACCATTCGCCACCGTTGCCGGGTCCTACAGCCCCTTCACCCCCTACGGGCGCCAGTACGCACTGATGCGCGAGGAGCTGGCCCGCTATCGCGCTTTGAGTGAGGGCGATGACTGGCAGCCGCTGCCGAAAGGCCAGGCGCTGTCCCCGGGCGTGCGCGACCCGCAAGTCCGGGCACTGCGCAGCCTGCTCATGCAGTACGGTGACCTGCCAACCGCCGATGACATGGCCAGCATTGCAGACACCGATGGCAATGCCGACAACCGCAAGCAAGACCCCGAACTATTCGATAACCAGGTGCGCCGCGCGGTAGAGCGGTTTCAGCGCCGCCATGGCCTGCGCGCCGATGGCATCGTCGACCGCGCCACCCGCGAACACCTGAACACCCCGCCAGACCAGCGTCTCGCCACCCTGCAAGCAAATCTCGAGCGCTGGCAAAAAATGCCGAAAGACCTCGGGCCCCGACACATCGTGGTCAACATCCCGGAATACACCCTGCGCCTGATCGAAGGCGAGCAGGAGCAGTACCGCATGCGCGTGGTGGTGGGAAAACCCAAGCACCAGACGCCCCAGTTGAGTACCCGACTGACCCGCGTGGTGTTCAACCCCACCTGGACCGTCCCCATTAATATCGCCGTGCGCGAACTGCTACCCAAAGGGACCGCCACGCTCTCGGCCGGCGGCTACCGGCTGGTCAACAACCGCGGCAAGTCCGTGCCGTTCAGTGGCAGAAACCTGCGCGCCCTGCGCCTGGGCAGCGTGGCGCTGCAGCAGCGCGGTGGCGAGGGTAACGCCCTAGGGCGCTTCAAATTCATCATTCCCAACCAGCAGGCCATTTTTCTCCACGACACACAGCGAAAAGAACTGTTCAGCCGCAATCAGCGCGCCTATAGCCACGGTTGTATCCGCCTGGAAAAGCCGCAGGAATTTGCCCAGATCGTGCTCGCCAATCAGGGCTCACAGCCGGGCAAGTGGAACGCGGAACGGCTGGTTCGCTACACCACCGGTAGCGGCAGCCGCACGCGCGCCGTGGCACTGGATCAGCCCATTCCCGTGCATATCGTTTACTGGACCGCGTGGGTGGATGAAGAGGGGCTGCTGAATTTCCGCCCGGACATCTACGGCCGCGATCGTCCGGCGGACAGCGAAACCAGCGCAGCACGATGA
- a CDS encoding NRDE family protein: MCLLLIAYRQHPEYPLLLLANRDEFYQRPAAPAHPWPDREITAGRDLQAGGTWLGIAPTGRVAAVTNIREPGTPEPERVLSRGEIPTQFLGGDQCPQDYAAALPGARYRGFNAILFDHRRNNVLACAGNRHTPFTFSPGVHGISNGAPDAPWPKVRHGCQRLAHLLETLPDRLTADNFVTPALTLLGDDTRAETSQLPDTGVGPAMESALSPIFVRIRDGDPAGTDNGLHSGYGTRASTLVAVDRFGNVQLWEQTYFDGQVSGSPRYFHYSAG, encoded by the coding sequence ATGTGCCTGCTTTTGATCGCCTACCGGCAGCATCCCGAGTACCCGCTGCTTCTGCTGGCCAACCGGGATGAGTTCTACCAGCGCCCGGCGGCACCGGCCCACCCATGGCCAGACCGCGAGATTACCGCCGGGCGCGACCTGCAGGCGGGCGGCACCTGGCTGGGCATTGCGCCGACCGGACGGGTGGCGGCGGTGACCAATATCCGCGAGCCGGGCACGCCGGAACCGGAGCGGGTATTGTCTCGTGGGGAGATCCCCACGCAGTTTCTCGGCGGCGATCAGTGCCCGCAAGACTACGCGGCGGCCCTGCCCGGCGCCCGCTACCGCGGATTCAACGCGATCCTGTTCGACCACCGCCGCAATAATGTGCTTGCCTGTGCCGGCAATCGCCATACCCCGTTCACGTTTTCTCCCGGTGTCCACGGCATCTCCAACGGCGCCCCGGACGCCCCCTGGCCCAAGGTTCGCCATGGCTGCCAGCGACTGGCCCATCTGCTCGAGACCCTGCCAGACCGACTAACCGCGGACAATTTCGTCACCCCGGCACTGACACTGCTGGGCGACGACACCCGGGCAGAGACCAGCCAACTGCCCGATACCGGGGTGGGCCCCGCCATGGAATCGGCGCTTTCCCCGATTTTCGTCCGCATCCGCGACGGCGATCCCGCGGGCACAGACAACGGCTTACATAGCGGATATGGAACCCGCGCCAGCACACTGGTGGCCGTCGACAGGTTCGGCAACGTCCAGCTGTGGGAGCAGACTTACTTTGACGGGCAGGTCAGCGGCAGCCCGCGCTATTTTCATTACTCCGCTGGCTGA
- the lgt gene encoding prolipoprotein diacylglyceryl transferase: MLTYPEIDPVAVAIGPLKIHWYGLMYLTGFAVAWWLAMRRAQKPWSPVIKSEVEDLILFCAIGVVVGGRFGYMFFYNFHELVAHPLSLFKVWEGGMSFHGGLIGVMLAAALYARKIGTTFPALIDFVAPLVPIGLGLGRIGNFIGQELWGRETDAPWGMVFPRDPELLVRHPSQLYQAFLEGLVLFVVLWIYSSKPRPRLAVGGLFILLYGIFRFLVEFVRQPDVGIEVMFGWMTRGQLLCLPMIAAGIILLVWSYRTQPLPAGRGQTEGAESPAAK; this comes from the coding sequence ATGCTCACTTATCCCGAGATTGATCCCGTCGCGGTGGCCATCGGCCCCCTCAAGATCCACTGGTATGGCCTGATGTACCTGACCGGGTTTGCGGTGGCGTGGTGGCTGGCCATGCGCCGGGCGCAGAAGCCCTGGTCGCCGGTGATCAAATCCGAGGTGGAAGACCTGATCCTGTTTTGTGCCATTGGCGTGGTGGTGGGTGGCCGCTTTGGGTACATGTTCTTTTATAACTTCCATGAGCTGGTCGCCCACCCGCTCAGCCTGTTCAAGGTGTGGGAAGGGGGTATGAGCTTCCACGGAGGGCTGATCGGTGTGATGCTGGCCGCTGCTCTCTATGCTCGCAAGATAGGCACCACCTTCCCGGCGTTGATCGATTTTGTCGCACCGCTGGTCCCCATCGGCCTGGGACTGGGGCGTATCGGTAACTTCATCGGTCAGGAGCTGTGGGGTCGGGAGACCGATGCCCCCTGGGGTATGGTATTCCCGCGGGATCCGGAGCTGCTGGTGCGCCATCCATCCCAGCTGTACCAGGCCTTTCTGGAAGGCTTGGTACTGTTTGTGGTGCTGTGGATCTACTCCAGCAAGCCGCGTCCGCGCCTCGCGGTGGGTGGCCTGTTCATCCTCCTGTATGGCATCTTCCGCTTCCTGGTGGAGTTCGTGCGCCAGCCGGATGTGGGTATCGAGGTGATGTTCGGGTGGATGACCCGCGGCCAGCTGCTGTGCCTGCCGATGATCGCCGCCGGTATCATCCTGCTGGTGTGGAGCTACCGCACCCAGCCGTTGCCCGCGGGGCGCGGCCAGACCGAAGGCGCGGAAAGCCCTGCGGCCAAGTGA
- a CDS encoding L,D-transpeptidase family protein, with protein MSRNTMSRNKIAKHHCRRTRAGHFYTIVAASCCALMLTTEYPHASEHAAPPAPSTAEAVPESAPETVSEARRTAGADSAVDFATAGKILREQAARYRAFAGKWQPIDPGAPLRAGDQGPRVAQLRQLLQLFGDYTGQPGPITAPVLNPNRFDAGLQLAVESYQRRHGIPVSGIVGRATLKELARTPEELAQRLEVNAERWDKLPDNPGKRYILVNVPDYQLQLIEQQRVVLSMKTVVGKSSKRTPDLNTKVVSVVFNPTWTVPRSILLTDLLPKARNNPEAMHKRGYRVVRYGTNTTTPISDESIKSAASGKATLRQISGPGNTLGRVKFVIPNKQAIFLHDTQAQSLFEQHHRAYSHGCIRLEQPEELAYALLGPQGWDRTRVAQSTTGDESVTIKVEEPPKLFITYLTAWVDGLGKVQFRPDVYHRDK; from the coding sequence ATGAGCCGTAACACGATGAGCCGTAACAAGATTGCCAAACATCATTGTCGACGCACTCGCGCCGGCCACTTTTATACGATCGTGGCGGCGAGCTGCTGTGCCCTGATGCTGACTACGGAGTACCCGCACGCCAGTGAACACGCAGCGCCACCCGCGCCATCCACCGCGGAGGCGGTGCCCGAATCAGCACCCGAAACAGTATCGGAGGCCCGCCGCACGGCCGGCGCCGACAGCGCGGTGGACTTTGCCACCGCCGGCAAGATCCTGCGCGAACAGGCCGCACGCTACCGGGCGTTCGCCGGGAAATGGCAGCCCATCGACCCCGGCGCACCGCTGCGGGCCGGCGACCAGGGACCGCGGGTTGCCCAGTTGCGTCAGCTGCTGCAACTTTTTGGCGACTATACCGGCCAGCCCGGGCCCATCACCGCACCCGTACTGAACCCGAACCGCTTTGACGCGGGGCTGCAACTGGCGGTGGAGTCCTATCAGCGCCGCCACGGCATACCGGTCTCGGGCATCGTCGGCAGGGCCACCCTGAAAGAGCTTGCGCGCACTCCGGAGGAACTGGCACAGCGTCTGGAGGTCAATGCCGAGCGCTGGGACAAGCTCCCCGATAATCCCGGTAAACGCTATATCCTGGTCAACGTACCGGACTACCAGTTGCAGCTGATCGAGCAGCAGCGCGTTGTGCTGTCGATGAAAACCGTGGTGGGCAAGAGCAGCAAACGCACGCCGGATCTGAACACCAAAGTGGTCTCGGTGGTCTTCAACCCCACCTGGACGGTGCCCCGCAGCATTCTGCTCACCGACCTGCTGCCCAAGGCACGCAACAATCCCGAGGCCATGCACAAGCGCGGCTACCGGGTGGTCCGTTACGGCACCAACACCACCACCCCCATCAGTGACGAGAGCATCAAGAGCGCGGCCAGCGGCAAGGCCACCCTGCGCCAGATCTCAGGACCCGGCAACACACTCGGCCGGGTGAAATTTGTGATCCCCAACAAACAGGCCATCTTTCTGCACGACACCCAGGCCCAGAGCCTGTTCGAGCAGCACCATCGCGCCTACAGCCACGGCTGTATTCGCCTGGAGCAGCCCGAGGAGCTGGCATACGCGCTGCTCGGCCCACAGGGCTGGGACCGAACCCGGGTTGCGCAGTCAACCACGGGCGATGAATCCGTGACGATTAAAGTGGAAGAACCGCCCAAGCTCTTCATTACTTATCTCACCGCCTGGGTGGACGGTCTCGGCAAGGTACAGTTCCGCCCGGACGTCTATCACCGGGATAAGTGA
- a CDS encoding MotA/TolQ/ExbB proton channel family protein produces MKTSIAKRVLAVAAAGLISVSAVAQDKASSLDQLLKMVQSSKISESAEHKKREADFRRQKANQASLLSQAENTRTSEEARSAALEKKYEEQELLVQQKRQQLDERLGSLKELFGHLTSTAGDLRANLDGSLVSAQYPGRAEFLDQLIDKMNSATKLPTIQEIERLWYELQRETVESGKVVKFNSTVILPDGEQAQQEVVRVGNFNVVSNGKYLEMNDSLKLAELIRQPDGHYQKMASNLQNATSGFTAFGVDPTGPTGGSYLKAMINSPSIVERWHQGDKVGYIITAVGVFAILLAVWRLIVLSGVNSKVNAQLRSSTPNTNNPLGRVLAVAEENKGVDGETLELKMEEAVLKERPAIESGLNLLKIIAMVAPLLGLLGTVTGMIVTFQAITIFGAGDPKAMAGGISSALVTTVLGLCVAIPTVLLHTVVNGRAKRILHILDEQSAGIVAENAERK; encoded by the coding sequence ATGAAAACCTCTATCGCCAAACGCGTCCTAGCTGTTGCTGCTGCTGGCCTGATCAGTGTTTCCGCTGTAGCCCAGGACAAAGCATCTTCCCTGGACCAGCTGCTGAAGATGGTTCAGAGCTCCAAAATCTCCGAGTCTGCCGAGCACAAAAAGCGCGAAGCTGACTTCCGTCGTCAGAAGGCCAACCAGGCCTCCCTGCTGAGCCAGGCAGAAAATACCCGTACCTCTGAAGAAGCCCGCTCCGCGGCGCTGGAGAAGAAGTACGAAGAACAGGAGCTGCTGGTCCAGCAGAAGCGTCAGCAGCTGGACGAGCGTCTCGGCTCTCTGAAAGAACTGTTCGGCCACCTGACTTCTACCGCTGGTGACCTGCGCGCAAACCTGGACGGCTCCCTGGTTTCTGCCCAGTACCCGGGCCGTGCCGAGTTCCTCGATCAGCTGATCGACAAAATGAACTCCGCGACCAAGCTGCCGACCATTCAGGAAATCGAGCGTCTGTGGTACGAACTGCAGCGTGAGACCGTTGAGTCTGGCAAGGTTGTGAAGTTCAACAGCACCGTAATTCTGCCCGACGGCGAGCAGGCCCAGCAGGAAGTGGTGCGTGTTGGTAACTTCAACGTGGTTTCCAACGGCAAGTACCTGGAAATGAACGACAGCCTGAAGCTGGCCGAGCTGATCCGTCAGCCCGACGGCCATTACCAGAAAATGGCTTCCAACCTGCAGAACGCCACCAGCGGCTTCACCGCGTTCGGTGTTGACCCCACCGGTCCTACCGGCGGCTCTTACCTGAAGGCCATGATCAACAGCCCGAGCATTGTTGAGCGTTGGCACCAGGGTGACAAAGTGGGTTACATCATCACCGCGGTGGGTGTATTCGCTATCCTGCTGGCTGTATGGCGTCTGATCGTGCTGTCTGGTGTTAACTCCAAGGTAAACGCCCAGCTGCGCTCCTCCACCCCGAACACCAACAACCCGCTGGGTCGTGTTCTGGCCGTGGCCGAAGAGAACAAAGGCGTTGACGGTGAGACTCTGGAACTGAAGATGGAAGAAGCGGTGCTGAAAGAGCGTCCGGCCATCGAATCCGGTCTGAACCTGCTGAAGATTATCGCCATGGTGGCTCCGCTGCTGGGTCTGCTGGGTACCGTGACCGGTATGATCGTGACCTTCCAGGCAATCACCATCTTCGGCGCGGGCGATCCCAAGGCTATGGCTGGTGGTATTTCCTCTGCACTGGTAACTACCGTTCTGGGTCTGTGTGTGGCTATCCCGACTGTGCTGCTGCACACCGTGGTTAACGGCCGTGCCAAGCGTATCCTGCACATCCTGGACGAGCAGAGTGCCGGTATCGTTGCAGAAAACGCTGAGCGTAAATAA
- a CDS encoding thymidylate synthase yields the protein MKQYLDLMRHVRDNGTVKSDRTGTGTRSVFGYQMRFDLAEGFPLVTTKKCHVRSIIHELLWFLNGDTNIGYLKDNGVRIWDEWATEDGDLGPVYGYQWRSWPTADGRHIDQIRDLVQQLKTRPDSRRLIVSAWNPSDLPDEGVSPSENARAGKMALAPCHALFQFYVADGKLSCQLYQRSADIFLGVPFNIASYSLLTLMLAQVCGLQPGDFVHTFGDAHLYSNHMQQVEEQLSREPLPLPQMVLNPDVDDLFDFRFEDFELQGYEAHPHIPAPVAV from the coding sequence ATGAAGCAATATCTCGACCTCATGCGCCACGTGCGCGACAACGGCACCGTGAAAAGTGACCGTACCGGTACCGGAACCCGCAGTGTCTTTGGCTACCAGATGCGCTTTGACCTCGCGGAAGGCTTTCCGCTGGTCACTACCAAGAAATGTCATGTGCGCTCCATCATTCACGAGTTGCTGTGGTTCCTGAACGGTGACACCAACATTGGCTACCTGAAGGACAATGGCGTGCGTATCTGGGACGAGTGGGCCACCGAAGACGGCGACCTCGGGCCGGTGTACGGCTACCAATGGCGCTCCTGGCCCACCGCCGATGGCCGCCATATCGACCAGATCAGGGATCTGGTGCAGCAGTTGAAGACCCGCCCGGACTCCCGCCGCCTGATCGTCAGTGCCTGGAACCCTTCCGACCTGCCCGACGAGGGCGTTTCGCCGAGTGAGAATGCCCGTGCCGGCAAAATGGCTCTGGCACCCTGTCATGCCCTGTTCCAATTTTATGTGGCAGACGGCAAGCTCAGTTGCCAGTTGTACCAGCGCAGTGCGGACATCTTCCTTGGGGTGCCGTTCAATATTGCCTCTTACAGCCTGCTGACCCTGATGCTGGCACAGGTGTGTGGCCTGCAACCGGGTGACTTTGTGCATACCTTTGGGGACGCGCACCTCTACTCGAACCATATGCAGCAGGTGGAAGAACAGTTGTCACGGGAGCCGTTGCCACTGCCACAGATGGTGCTGAACCCGGACGTGGATGACCTGTTCGATTTCCGCTTTGAAGACTTCGAGCTGCAGGGCTATGAGGCTCATCCGCACATCCCTGCGCCGGTGGCCGTGTAA
- a CDS encoding DUF3450 domain-containing protein, translating into MKTKRFMAVALTTALSAGALYGSVATADTINTVLKVGEQKTAAATASQKRIDKIAQETSDLLQQFKVVNREIDGLRVYNRQLEKQLANQLSVIKDLNESIDQVTVIERQIQPLILRMLDGLEQFIELDAPFKLAERKSNLEGVKNNMDRSDITVAEKFRQVLELYNFEAEYARKIDSYGDTLNVNGQDREVNVLQIGRIALVAQTTDSKISLAYDKDQKAWVEVDSGDYRRAIMQGLKIAKKQATTDIMTMPIPAPEAAQ; encoded by the coding sequence ATGAAAACCAAGCGATTCATGGCTGTGGCGCTGACCACTGCGCTGTCTGCCGGCGCACTGTACGGTAGCGTAGCCACTGCGGACACTATCAACACTGTCCTCAAGGTCGGCGAGCAGAAAACTGCTGCTGCCACCGCATCTCAAAAGCGCATCGACAAGATCGCTCAGGAAACCTCTGACCTGCTGCAGCAGTTCAAGGTTGTGAACAGAGAGATTGACGGCCTGCGTGTATACAACCGTCAGCTCGAAAAGCAGCTGGCCAACCAGCTGTCCGTGATCAAGGACCTCAATGAGTCCATTGACCAGGTAACCGTTATCGAGCGTCAGATTCAGCCGCTGATCCTGCGTATGCTGGACGGTCTGGAGCAGTTCATTGAACTGGACGCCCCCTTCAAGCTGGCCGAGCGTAAGTCCAACCTCGAAGGTGTTAAGAACAATATGGACCGTTCCGATATCACTGTAGCGGAGAAATTCCGTCAGGTGCTGGAACTGTACAATTTCGAAGCGGAATACGCGCGTAAGATCGACAGCTACGGCGACACCCTGAACGTCAACGGTCAGGACCGCGAAGTAAACGTACTGCAGATCGGTCGTATCGCCCTGGTGGCCCAAACCACCGACTCCAAGATCTCCCTGGCTTACGACAAAGACCAGAAAGCTTGGGTTGAAGTGGATTCCGGCGACTACCGCCGCGCCATCATGCAGGGTCTGAAGATCGCCAAGAAACAGGCCACTACCGATATCATGACTATGCCGATTCCGGCTCCGGAGGCTGCGCAATGA